The Thermococcus henrietii genome segment TACCCCTTCTTTCCTCAAGAGTTCTGAGGGAGATAACGAGCAGGACTCCAACGACCGAGCTCATAACGGCCAGAATCGGGAAGGCATAGCGCCAGCCGAGGTTCAAAGCAACAGGCACGACGAGGAGGGGAACTATCCCGGAACCGACGGGCGGGCCGAGCATGAAGACGCCGAGGGCGGAGCCCTTCCTCGCCCCGTAGGTTTCGGCTATCAAAGCCGTTGCGGGGGCGTAGTAGAGGCCGGAGAAGAAGCCGTAGAGCGCTCTGAAGGCCAGGACTTCCCAGTACTGGGAAGCGAAGAAGAGCATCGCGGAGGAGATTGAGTAGCCGAATATGCTCAGAGCGAGGAGTCTCTTCCTCCCGAAGCGGTCGCCGAGGTAGCCTGCTGGAACCTGAATGAGAGCGTAGGGGAGGAGCAGGGCAGTCATGAGAAGTCCCGCCTGAGCGTTGCTCAGATGGAACTCTGCCTTTATCATCGGAAGGAGCGGGGAAACGGCCATCCTGTGGGCGTAGTTGAATATCCAGCCGAGGGTTATCAGGATAAGCGAAACGAACATGGATTCGATGAGGAATTGAGCGCTTAAAAGATTGTTGGACAAAGGTGGCCGACGAAAGTTTATAAGAATCCGAGCGGTAGTAACGGGGGAGGAGAGAGCGAATGGTCAGCAAGCTGTTGGCGCTCGAGGCTTATCCGAGCCTCCGCGACCTGGACTTCAGAATCCTTAGGGGAGTAGAGCTCAACATGAGGCACCACAAGTGGGTGCCGTTAGAGGACATAGCGCGCTTCGCCAGGGTGGACGTTGAAACAGCCTCGTTCAGGCTCGGCAAGCTCGACGACATGTCCCTCGTCAGGCGGAGAAGCGACATAGGCTACATCGGCTACCAGCTCACGATACACGGCTACGACGTTTTAGCCATAAGGGCCCTCGCAAGGAAAGGGGTTGTAGAGGCGATAAGCACGACACAGATTGGCGTTGGGAAGGACGCGGACGTTTACGTCGGAATAACGCCAGCCGGCGAGAGAGTTGCCGTTAAGTTCAACAGAATAGGGGGCAGAACGGCTTCGCGGAGGGCTACCTACCACTCCCACGTCTTCGCCGATAAACACCACACGAGCTGGCTCTACGTTTCGAGGCTCATCGCGAAGAAGGAATACGACGCGCTGGTTCTGCTCAGCCCGATTGCGAGGGTTCCGAAGCCAATAGCCTGGAACAGGCACGTCCTCGTTATGGAGTTCGTCGAGGGGACCGAGCTGGCGGAGCTGAGGGACGACGAGCTGACGAGGGAGGAGGCAGAGAACGTCCTTGACAGAATCCTCGAGGAGTACCTCAAGATAGTGCGCTTTGGTATAGTCCACTCGGATTTAAGCGAGTTCAACGTCGTTCTAACGGGCGACGACATCTTGATAATAGACTGGGCCCAGCACCTGACCACCGCCCATCCGAAGAGCTACGAACTGTTGAAGAGGGATTTAACGGTCATAATCAACGCCTTCAGGCGGAGGTGGCGGGTTGAGAGGAGCTTTGATGAAATCTGGCCGGCCTTCGAGAGGGCCTGGCACGAGAGCAGGGGGGAGGGGTATGACGATTAAGTACGAGCCCCTTAACAGGCGCGAGAGGATTGTTAAGCTCTTCCGCGAGGCAATCGAGGCCGAGAACAGGAAGGACCTCGAAACCGCGAAGAAAAAGCTCGACGAGATACTCCACGAGAGCCTCGACGTTGAGCCGGAGTTCTACTTCGAGGCCTGCTTCCGCCTGGCAGACATCTTCCTCCAGGAAGACAACTACCGGGGAGCCGTCAAGTGCGCCCTGAGGGCCATTCTAAGGGCACCGAGCGAGGACCACTACAGGCTCGGCGTGAGGAGGTTAGGAGACATACTCGCGATAATCAAGAAGGAGAACCGCCTGGAGGAGCTGGCCGAGAACATGGACGCGACGCTTAGGCTCATCGAGGAGGACGAGGAGCTACACCGCTTTACGCTCGCCCTCATGAGGCTCGCGAGTGGGGAGAGGGTCGAGGAGAGGTTCTCCCTTAGGGAGTTCAGCGAGGTGCTCGAGAACCTAACCGGGTGATCACCTCCTCCAGGTATCTTTTTTCGGGAGGAAACGGGAAGTTGTAGGGCTCTTTCTTTGGCCTCTCGTTGTAGTAAGGCCTGTTGCAAGCTGGACAGCCGTGCGTTGCGAAAACCGCCGGCGGAACCTCGATGTCAGCTAAATCAAAGCCCTCTATCGATTCCCCGTCGAAGATTATCCTGTTGCCCAAGCCCTTTTCAACGAGCCACCTCGCCAGCTGGACCTTCCGGTAGCGCTCGATGCTCGGCGGTTCGAGGTTCTCAAGCCCCGTTCCCTTGAGGGGGGTGAAGGCGAAGAGTGAAACATCAGCCCCAATCGCGTAAGCCCTCTTGAAGACCTCTACCAGCTCCCTGTCGGTTTCGCCGAGGCCGACTATGACGTGGATTAAAGCTTTCCCCGGACCGAGGACGTCAACTACCCTCTCCGCAAAGTCCCACATCTCGTCCCACTCAAAGTCGGGCTTTATCTCGCTAAAGAGCCTCTCGCTCGCGACGTCGAGGCCAACCCCGATGTAGTCAACACCCAGTTCCTTAAACTCCTCAAGCGTTTCCCTCGAAACGGGCGTTATCGAGACCGAGACCGGTAAGCGGAGGGGCTTGAACGCCCCCAGAAGTGCCAGAACGTCGTCGAGCATTCCGGGATAGTCTATCGTCTGGAGGCATATCCTCCCGAAACGGCCGTTGGGAAGAGCTTGAACGACTTTTTCGAGCTCGAAGGCCGGCCAGGTGACGCGGGAGAGCCTGTCGAGGTTTGCCCTGCTGGAGCGCGCCTGGGCGCAGAAGGCGCAGTCGTTGGCGCACTTGCCGGGCCAGTGGGTCATCAGATACGCGGTCGTCGGCCTGGCCAGGAGCTTCGCCCGGATTAAGCCCATCGCTATCGCCGTTCCGTAGGAGACCCTAACGAGCATTGACCTTCCCCCAGATGACGGGCGCGTAGAGGGTTATAAACCCGACCCCCAGGATGAGCGGGAGGAGCGGGAAGACGCCGGCGTAACCGTAGAGCTGGGCGGCGTAGCCGAGGCTGACCTGGCCGGCGAGCGTTCCGAGGTCAAAGAACATCGTGTAGATTCCCGAACCCATCGTCCTGATTCTCCTCGGAAGGTTGCCGAGGGCCATCAGCTGCATCGCCGGAACCGCCAAGCCAAAGCCGGCCCCGATTAGGGCGGCGCTGACGTAGGAACGGGGCGGGAGGGTGTAGACGTTCAGCAGGACGTAGCCGAGGAGGAGCAGGGTGAGGCCGAGGGTTATCGCCGGCAGGGGCCCGCGTCTGTCGGCGCTCTTACCGCCGATAACGCGCGTCATGAAGGAGAAGAGGCCGATGACCATCATGTAGTAGCCGAAGAGGCTCTGGGGGAGGGAGAGGGACTTGTAGAGGGCTGGGAGGTATGTGGTAACTCCCGCGTAGCTCATGGAGAAGAGGAAGAGCGTCAGGGAAGCGGAAACGAAGGTTACCCTCAACAGCTCGCGGTAGCTGGCCCTCTCGTGCTCCCTCGGCTTGACGACTTCACCTGCCTCGCGCCAAGCTGTGAGCGCGAAGAACGCCCCAACTCCGGAGAAGAGAGCGGTGAGGGCGAACGCTCCGGCGAAGCCTATTACGTCGGAGGCGTAGCCGCCTATGGCCGGCCCGATTATGTTGCCGAGGGAGAACATCATGCCACGCCAGCCAAGGGTCTCACCAACCCTACCTGCTGGGGCCAAATCAACGGCCGTTGAGAGGCTTGAGGGGAAGAAGAGGCCCATTGAGAAGCCGTGAATGGCCCTTGCGAAGGCGAAGAGGTAGACGCTGGTGCTTATTGCCGAGACCACGTAGAGGATTCCGGCGAGGAGGCCGAGTAAATTTCCGCCGACGAGGGCGTGGAAGCGATAACCTCTGTCGCCGACTGCACCGCCTATCGGCTTGGAGACGAGGGAGAGGAAAGAGGTAACGCCGGCGACGAGGCCTACGAGAAAGGGCTCGGCGTGGAGGCTGACGAGGAACGGGGAAACGACAGGGGTAACGACGCTTATCCCGAGGAAGAAAAAGAAGGTCGAGACGTTGAGGAGCCAGACGTTCCTCATCGAGGCCACTAAACACCAGCCTCCGGTTCGTCCATGCCGTCCTTCATGAAGGCGTAGCTCATGTGCTTGGTGTTCTTGGCGAAGCCCACGTTGCCCCTCGCATCAACCATGATGATGCCCATTGTATCTTTTCCGAAGTACTTCGTGGCGAGGCTTATCGCGGCGTCGCTCGCCGACTGGGCGTCCATGCCGAGCCTGACGAAGTCGGTGGCGCTCTTCGCTAGTGCGAGCTTTATGGCAACCTCTCCAAGGCCGGTGCAGGAAGCTCCAGCCACTTCGTTGGCGTATGTTCCGCCACCGATTATAGGCGTGTCGCCAACGCGACCGAACATCTTGAGGAAGACCCCGCCGGTTGACGTTCCGGCAACGACCTCCTCACCGTCGAAGGCAACCGCCCCGACGGTGCTCCTTAGAACCTCGGGGTACTCCTTGATGAGCTCGTTGAGCTTCTTCCAGTGCCTCGTCTCGCCCTTTTCAATGAGCTTCTTCCTCAGCTCTTCCCACTGCTTGAGCCTCTCCTCGGTTACCGGGTCGTACTCCTCGAAGCCGAGAAGGCGAGCGAACTTCACGGCGCCTTCACCGATTAAAAGAACGTGGTCGGTCTTCTCCATGACCTTCCTCGCGACGCTTATCGGGTTCTTTACCCCCCAGATTCCGGCAACGGCTCCTGCCTCAAGGGTCTTCCCGCGCATTATGGCGGCATCCATCTCGACCCTGCCGTCGAGAGTTAAAACGCTCCCGGTTCCGGCGTTGAAAATCGGGTTGTCCTCAAGGGCTTTAACGGCCTCTTCAACTGCATCAAGAGCGGAACCCCTCTTCAGCTCGCGCCAGCCCGCTAAAACAGCCTCTCTAACGCCCTCGATGACCTTTGGAATCCTCTCCTCCTTCCGTATCGTGCCCGCTCCCCCGTGAACTATTATCGCCACCATGAAAACCACCGAAAAAAGTTCCCTCGAAGGGTTAAAAGGGTTGTGGAAACGAAGAGAAATCAGCTGAGGGCCATGTTGATTATCGTCTCGCCGATGTTCTCGATGTACTCGAGGATTCTCCGGAAGCTCTCCTTGGCTATGGACTGCCTGTAGTCGATTGCCTTAATCGTGGCGCGGAGTTCGAGCATGAGCTTGTCTATCGCCTTGAGGTCGCGCTTCTCTATCTGGGCAACCATCGCTTCGAACTTCTCCCTCAGGTAGGGCACGTCAACCTCGCCGGGGTTCTCGGCTATCCTGATGATGTGGTCGCCTATCCTCTCGATTTCCCTCGCTATGAAGAGGATTCCCATGAGGTCAAAGGTCCTCTTGACGATTCCGCTCTCCTCTGTAACCGTGTGCTTGCTGAGAAGCCTGTTAACGGTTCTGACGATGAGGAAGTAAAAGCGGTCAAGCTCGTTTTCAAGGTCGTTTATGTCGCGCCTTATCTCGCCGTCCTCGCCCTGAATGAGCAGTTCGAGGTCGCCAAGCATCGAGACCACGAGGGAGCGAATCCGCCTGAGGAGCTCAACAAGGTTCACTTCATCCTCGTCGAGGAGGCTCTTCGCCACTATCCTGCTGGGCTCGTCGAGGATTATCTCAACGCCAGGGAGGCTCTGGAGGACCTTCCTTATCTTGACCTTGTAAATGGGCATCTCCTCAGTGAAGTGAATCTCAAGGACGTCGTAGCCCTGAATGTAGGCGGAAATCACGAGCCTTATGGCCATGTCCGGCGAGAACTCCTTAGAAAGGCGCAGTATCTTCTTCTCGCTCACATCTCTGGGCTCGCTGGGGAAGATGATTATACTGCCGTCGGGGTTTATAGTCAGCGGTATTGTGTCGCCCTGCTTGAGGTTGTGCTCCTTGACCCATTTCTTTGGGAGGGAGATTATGTATGAGCTCCGCCCTGTAAACTGTATCTTCCTGAACTCCATAGCCAGCACCGAACGCTATATAGTGGTAGGCGTTAAAGGCTTCACTTCGATAGACTTATAAACGCTATGAGGGACGTTTCATCATGCTCTCCGAGTACGGCAGGGACGCGAAGATACTCATAGGCGCCAATGCCTTAGGCCAGACGTTCCTCTGGTTCTCGTTCTTCATTATGCCCTTCTACCTCAAGGCCCTCGGCTACGACATGAAGGCTATGGGAGCATTTTTCTCGGCCCAGACGATAGTCGGTGGCCTCTTCTTTCTTCTGGCGGGCCACATCTCACTCCGCCTCGGCTATCGAAAGACCCTGCTCCTGAGCGCGCTCATCGGACTCATCGGAAGGCTCCTCCAGGTGCTCGCGTTGAACACAACGGTCCTCTTCCTCGGTTTCGTCCTGGTGGGAATCAACATGGGGCTGAGGCAGCCGAACTACAACGCCTACCTGAGCGAGCTGGTGCCCGATGAAAGGAGGCACGAGGCGTTTTCCAAGAGCTTTGGGCTGGGAACGCTCTTCAACTCCCTCGGCGTTCTCTTGGCTGGCTTTCTGCCGGGCTACCTCATGGGGCTATCCCTCGCTGAGGAGACCGCCTACAGGATAACCTTCTCACTCTCGATACTCCAGTTCGTCTTCGTCGTTCCAGCCTTGCTCCTCGTGAGGGACGTTGAGGTCAGGGAGAAGAGGATAAAGTGGGAGAGAAGCCTGGTCCTCAAAATCCTCAAGTTCTCGCTCCCGAGCGCGCTCATAGGCCTCGGCGCGGGGATAACGATACCCTTCATGAGCCTCTACTTCAAACTCAAGTTTGGGGAAACGCTCCAGGCGATAAGCTGGATTTTCTTCTTCCAGCAGCTGGCGATGGGGCTCGGCTCCTTTGGATTACCGGAACTCGTGAGGAGATGGGGTCCCGTGAAGGTCATAACGTCCTTCCAGGGGACGGCGACGTTCCTTTTCGCGATATTCCCCTCGATAGAGACGTTTGCACTCGCGGGGGCGGTCTACGTCCTCAGGGCGATACTCATGAACATCATCTGGCCCATAAACAGCTCCTTCATGATGGGCTTCTTCAAAACCGAGGAAAAGGCCACCGCCAACGGGATACAGCAGGCCTTCTCGACCTTCATGCGCGGGGTGGGCAACTCCATCGGTGGAACACTCTTCGCGGTTTCATTGGCCTATCCTTTCTACGCCACCGCGCTCCTCTACGCCCTCGCGACCGGACTGTTCTACGCCTTCTTCATAAAGCACAACGAAGAATGAGAAAACCGGGTGGAAAACCAGAAATCAAGCTTTGGCCAGCTCCTCACCGCGCTCGAAGGCCCTGAAGTTCATCTCCCAGAGCTTCTCGCGGAGGGTCAGCCTTATTCCCTCAAGAAGGCTCTCGCGCTTGAGCGGTATCAGGCCCTTCCCGTAGGCGTAGCCGAGCATCAGGACGCCCAAAGTTCTGGGGTTTATCTTATCGGCTTCGCGCTGGAAGTTCATCATGTGGACGGGGCAGATTCTTCCTATCGCCTTTTCGATTTCATTGAGCTCCGGGTAGCGCTCCTTCCCGACGAGGGTCGTCGCCGTGTGAATGGGGTAGGCGTTCACTATGGCAACGCTGTCCTTTCCGAGAAAGCGCGCGTTCCTTAACGCCTCGGCCGGCTCAAGGGCGAGCATGAGGTTGGCTTTGCCCTCCTCGATGAGGGGGGAATAGACCTCCTCTCCAAAGCGGAGGTAGCTGAGCACACTTCCGTAGCGCTGGCTCATTCCGAGGGTCTCGCCGATGCGAACGTTGTAGCCCTCGACCATGGCCGCGTTTCCAACGATTCTCGAGAGGGTAAGACCGCCCTGACCGCCGACTCCGGTAATGATGAGGTTGAACTCCATGAGCACCACCTTGGGGAGTTGGAGGGGGAGAATAAAAAGCTAAGCTCAAAAAAATTCGCTCAGAGGATCAGCTCCTCGAAAATTCTGAGCTTTTCACGGTCCTTCAGGTTTACCCAGTCAAAGATTGAGCCACCGCTCTCCCTCAGCCTGAGGCTCTCAACGAGTTCTTTGTAGATTCCACCGGCTATACCGTTGGCTATTACCGCGCTTCCCTCGGCCGCTTCCTTGGCCTTCGCCCTGCTCTCGAGTTTGAGAACCTCGACCGAGAAGCCGTAGCGCCCGAAGGCATCCTCAAGGGCTTCCTTGACGTCTCTGAAGAACTCCGGAATCCGCGAGAAGCGACCGCTGATGTAGATGCTCTCGGGCCTGACGGAGGGAAGCAGTGAGAAGACGTCCTTGACGATGGCCTCTATCATGGCACTGTAGCCCTTCGCGACCCTCTCGTCCTCCTTTGCGAGCTTTACGAAGTCCTCGGGCGAAACCGAGAACGGGTCTATACCGGCAACGTAGGACGCGCCACCCTGGAAGAGGACGAGCTTTCCGAAGTCATCGAGGGCGTTGGCTAGCGCATAGGCCAATTCACCGTCCATGAAGCCCATTCCGAGGTAGCCGGGGAAGCCGGCCGTTCCGGCCATGGCGTCAACGATTTGGCCGTTTTTGACGGCCATCGCGGAGGTGTAGGCAAAGCCAACCTCAACCGCTATGAGGTTCGTCTCGGAGTAGGGGATTCCCTTCCTCTCGGCTTCCCTCACCATCGCGAGGGCAACGGTGAAGACCTTGTCGGCCGTTCCGAGGTCTATCCTGTTGGCCTTCCTCCACTCGGGAACCGTCGGGAGGTGTATGACGCCGGGGGTGAAGTAGACGTTCAAATCCCTGGCTTCCCTGAGGAGGAGCATGAGCTCCCTCAAACCGACTATCTTGAGCCTCCGCTTAACGTCGGCCTCGGTTATGAAGGTCGCCAGTGCTATCTCTGCATCGGTGGCTTGCCTCGCGGGTTTGAGCGGTATCCCGTAGCCGCAGGGACCGACGATGGCGTCAATCTTCCCGTGCTCCTCCTGAACCTCGCGAAGAATCTCGACAATTACGGCCGGATTCTCGGTTACCCTGTTCCTGTCCACGGATACGTCGACTATTACCTCCCCAGTCTCGTCGTCGAAGCCGAACAAATCCATGCTCTTCGTTCCGGAGTCTATACCAACTGCCTTAACCACGCTCCACCACCATCCCCCTGTTGTCAACGCCCGTAACGAAAACCTCTCCGCCGTCGCCGTTCTCGCGGAGGAAATTCTCCACGAGGGATTTTAGTCTTTCCGCTTGAGCCTGGCCTTTGACGAGGCCGTAGAAGGTCGGCCCCCAACTCGTCTGGCAGGCGCAGTAGGCTTCGTTCAGCATTAGCTTGATGCCCTCGTTCACAAGGTCACAACAGTAGACGTTCTCCTGGTAGTCGCTCCAGAACTCCCCGAGAAGGTGGTTGAACTGGTAGAGGCCCTCCCCAAAGGTTTTGATGTCCCGCTCGACGAACGCGGGCAGGATTTTCATGAGCACTATCCTCGACAGCCTGTCCGCTAATTCCGGTGGCATCTTCTTGAGGTTTCCGAGTATCTCGTCCTCGCGCTTCCTGATTTCGGCGAGGGCCTTTCTTGGAGTCTCGGGAATTGCCACGACGAAGAGCCAGTCGCCCGGAAAGTCGCCCCTGAAAATCAGCGGGGGAACGACCTTCTCGCGTTTGTCCACAGGGAAGCCGCCCTCGTAGATGAAACCGCCGACCTTGAGGGCGTAGAAGCCGAGGGCCGTTATGAGACCCCGCCTTACAGCCAACGCCACCTCCTCAAGCGAGAGGTTCAGGTTGTAGAGTTCGCTCACGGCCATTCCTATGCTCAGGGCGAGGGTAGTGTGGAAGCCGATTCCAACCCACTTCGGGATGTAGCTCCTCACCGTAACCTCAACGGGCGGGAAGTCGTAGCGCTCGCGGAGCCTCGAAAGGAACTTCAACGCGTCTTCGTCGTTGGAGCGGTCCTTTTCAGCTTCTCTGACTTCTATTTCGAGGCGTGGCTTTTCTATGGCGAAGCCAACCGTTCCGTAGAGCCGTCCCATGTCCCCGCTCAGGTCGGGGTTTCCAGTATGCAGATGAGCCGGCGCGCTAATCCTCACCACCATGTCCATCACCGGAAACTTCGGATACCTATTTAAGGACTCGTGAGGACTCAAAAACATGACGTTCGAGGAGTACTATTCGGCCTTCAAAGCCTACAGCGACATCTATTCCGACGAGTACAGGAAGAGGATTGAGAACCTTGAACCGCTCCTGATGAAGTTCATGAAGGAAAAGGGGAAAGTCCTCGACCTCGGCTGTGGGGCGGGGGGCTTCTCGTTCCTGCTTGAGGATTTGGGCTTCACCGTCGTTGGCGTTGACAACAGCGACTACATGCTCTCCCTCGCAAGGGGTTTTGCCAAAGAGAAGGGCTCGAAGGTGGAGTTTGTAAAGGCAGATGCGAGGGAGTTGCCATTCGAAGATAACACCTTTGACTACGTCCTCTTCATCGACAACCTCGTCCACTTCGAACCCCTCGACCTCGGAAAGGCGTTCCGCGAGATGGCGAGGGTTCTGAAGCCCGGCGGAAAGCTAATCCTCCAGTTCACCGACCTGAGGACGCTCCTTCCGGTTCTCATGAACGGACAGGTAATCGGCGCTGAATACTGGATTAGCAAAGTTTTGCCAGACAAGGACGAGAAAACCGTCCTGATAGAGTTCCAGAGCGAGGAGAAGTCCTTCAGAGTTCGCTTCAACGTCTGGGGAAAGACAGCGGTGGAACTCTTAGCGAAGCTCTACTTCAGGAAGGTCGGGGAAGAAAAGATAAACGAGCACACCTACCTCCAGGTATACCTGCCGAAAAAATGAATTAAGCCTCGAAGCGAAGCCTTTTGACCACGAACTCCTTGTCGAGCGAGGCCAAGAATGGGGCCAGCCTCGGCCCGCGGTCCTTTCCTATGAAGAGGTTGTAGAGTGCTTTGAACCACTCCTTGCTCGGGATTCCACGCTTCTTGGCAACATCGAAGATTGCGTTGTTGAGCTCATCAACGGTGAAGGTATTGGCCTCAATCCAGTCCGCTAATTCTCTCATCGCCTCCCTGATTTCGGGCTTGAGTTCGAGCTGGGGAAGTT includes the following:
- a CDS encoding radical SAM protein, with the translated sequence MLVRVSYGTAIAMGLIRAKLLARPTTAYLMTHWPGKCANDCAFCAQARSSRANLDRLSRVTWPAFELEKVVQALPNGRFGRICLQTIDYPGMLDDVLALLGAFKPLRLPVSVSITPVSRETLEEFKELGVDYIGVGLDVASERLFSEIKPDFEWDEMWDFAERVVDVLGPGKALIHVIVGLGETDRELVEVFKRAYAIGADVSLFAFTPLKGTGLENLEPPSIERYRKVQLARWLVEKGLGNRIIFDGESIEGFDLADIEVPPAVFATHGCPACNRPYYNERPKKEPYNFPFPPEKRYLEEVITRLGSRAPR
- a CDS encoding phosphate signaling complex PhoU family protein encodes the protein MEFRKIQFTGRSSYIISLPKKWVKEHNLKQGDTIPLTINPDGSIIIFPSEPRDVSEKKILRLSKEFSPDMAIRLVISAYIQGYDVLEIHFTEEMPIYKVKIRKVLQSLPGVEIILDEPSRIVAKSLLDEDEVNLVELLRRIRSLVVSMLGDLELLIQGEDGEIRRDINDLENELDRFYFLIVRTVNRLLSKHTVTEESGIVKRTFDLMGILFIAREIERIGDHIIRIAENPGEVDVPYLREKFEAMVAQIEKRDLKAIDKLMLELRATIKAIDYRQSIAKESFRRILEYIENIGETIINMALS
- a CDS encoding beta-ribofuranosylaminobenzene 5'-phosphate synthase family protein translates to MDMVVRISAPAHLHTGNPDLSGDMGRLYGTVGFAIEKPRLEIEVREAEKDRSNDEDALKFLSRLRERYDFPPVEVTVRSYIPKWVGIGFHTTLALSIGMAVSELYNLNLSLEEVALAVRRGLITALGFYALKVGGFIYEGGFPVDKREKVVPPLIFRGDFPGDWLFVVAIPETPRKALAEIRKREDEILGNLKKMPPELADRLSRIVLMKILPAFVERDIKTFGEGLYQFNHLLGEFWSDYQENVYCCDLVNEGIKLMLNEAYCACQTSWGPTFYGLVKGQAQAERLKSLVENFLRENGDGGEVFVTGVDNRGMVVERG
- a CDS encoding tetratricopeptide repeat protein translates to MTIKYEPLNRRERIVKLFREAIEAENRKDLETAKKKLDEILHESLDVEPEFYFEACFRLADIFLQEDNYRGAVKCALRAILRAPSEDHYRLGVRRLGDILAIIKKENRLEELAENMDATLRLIEEDEELHRFTLALMRLASGERVEERFSLREFSEVLENLTG
- a CDS encoding serine/threonine-protein kinase RIO2; protein product: MVSKLLALEAYPSLRDLDFRILRGVELNMRHHKWVPLEDIARFARVDVETASFRLGKLDDMSLVRRRSDIGYIGYQLTIHGYDVLAIRALARKGVVEAISTTQIGVGKDADVYVGITPAGERVAVKFNRIGGRTASRRATYHSHVFADKHHTSWLYVSRLIAKKEYDALVLLSPIARVPKPIAWNRHVLVMEFVEGTELAELRDDELTREEAENVLDRILEEYLKIVRFGIVHSDLSEFNVVLTGDDILIIDWAQHLTTAHPKSYELLKRDLTVIINAFRRRWRVERSFDEIWPAFERAWHESRGEGYDD
- a CDS encoding MFS transporter, which translates into the protein MLSEYGRDAKILIGANALGQTFLWFSFFIMPFYLKALGYDMKAMGAFFSAQTIVGGLFFLLAGHISLRLGYRKTLLLSALIGLIGRLLQVLALNTTVLFLGFVLVGINMGLRQPNYNAYLSELVPDERRHEAFSKSFGLGTLFNSLGVLLAGFLPGYLMGLSLAEETAYRITFSLSILQFVFVVPALLLVRDVEVREKRIKWERSLVLKILKFSLPSALIGLGAGITIPFMSLYFKLKFGETLQAISWIFFFQQLAMGLGSFGLPELVRRWGPVKVITSFQGTATFLFAIFPSIETFALAGAVYVLRAILMNIIWPINSSFMMGFFKTEEKATANGIQQAFSTFMRGVGNSIGGTLFAVSLAYPFYATALLYALATGLFYAFFIKHNEE
- a CDS encoding MFS transporter, whose product is MRNVWLLNVSTFFFFLGISVVTPVVSPFLVSLHAEPFLVGLVAGVTSFLSLVSKPIGGAVGDRGYRFHALVGGNLLGLLAGILYVVSAISTSVYLFAFARAIHGFSMGLFFPSSLSTAVDLAPAGRVGETLGWRGMMFSLGNIIGPAIGGYASDVIGFAGAFALTALFSGVGAFFALTAWREAGEVVKPREHERASYRELLRVTFVSASLTLFLFSMSYAGVTTYLPALYKSLSLPQSLFGYYMMVIGLFSFMTRVIGGKSADRRGPLPAITLGLTLLLLGYVLLNVYTLPPRSYVSAALIGAGFGLAVPAMQLMALGNLPRRIRTMGSGIYTMFFDLGTLAGQVSLGYAAQLYGYAGVFPLLPLILGVGFITLYAPVIWGKVNAR
- a CDS encoding indolepyruvate oxidoreductase subunit beta, with the protein product MEFNLIITGVGGQGGLTLSRIVGNAAMVEGYNVRIGETLGMSQRYGSVLSYLRFGEEVYSPLIEEGKANLMLALEPAEALRNARFLGKDSVAIVNAYPIHTATTLVGKERYPELNEIEKAIGRICPVHMMNFQREADKINPRTLGVLMLGYAYGKGLIPLKRESLLEGIRLTLREKLWEMNFRAFERGEELAKA
- a CDS encoding isoaspartyl peptidase/L-asparaginase family protein → MVAIIVHGGAGTIRKEERIPKVIEGVREAVLAGWRELKRGSALDAVEEAVKALEDNPIFNAGTGSVLTLDGRVEMDAAIMRGKTLEAGAVAGIWGVKNPISVARKVMEKTDHVLLIGEGAVKFARLLGFEEYDPVTEERLKQWEELRKKLIEKGETRHWKKLNELIKEYPEVLRSTVGAVAFDGEEVVAGTSTGGVFLKMFGRVGDTPIIGGGTYANEVAGASCTGLGEVAIKLALAKSATDFVRLGMDAQSASDAAISLATKYFGKDTMGIIMVDARGNVGFAKNTKHMSYAFMKDGMDEPEAGV
- a CDS encoding DUF1464 family protein, encoding MVKAVGIDSGTKSMDLFGFDDETGEVIVDVSVDRNRVTENPAVIVEILREVQEEHGKIDAIVGPCGYGIPLKPARQATDAEIALATFITEADVKRRLKIVGLRELMLLLREARDLNVYFTPGVIHLPTVPEWRKANRIDLGTADKVFTVALAMVREAERKGIPYSETNLIAVEVGFAYTSAMAVKNGQIVDAMAGTAGFPGYLGMGFMDGELAYALANALDDFGKLVLFQGGASYVAGIDPFSVSPEDFVKLAKEDERVAKGYSAMIEAIVKDVFSLLPSVRPESIYISGRFSRIPEFFRDVKEALEDAFGRYGFSVEVLKLESRAKAKEAAEGSAVIANGIAGGIYKELVESLRLRESGGSIFDWVNLKDREKLRIFEELIL
- a CDS encoding class I SAM-dependent methyltransferase: MTFEEYYSAFKAYSDIYSDEYRKRIENLEPLLMKFMKEKGKVLDLGCGAGGFSFLLEDLGFTVVGVDNSDYMLSLARGFAKEKGSKVEFVKADARELPFEDNTFDYVLFIDNLVHFEPLDLGKAFREMARVLKPGGKLILQFTDLRTLLPVLMNGQVIGAEYWISKVLPDKDEKTVLIEFQSEEKSFRVRFNVWGKTAVELLAKLYFRKVGEEKINEHTYLQVYLPKK